The Selenomonadales bacterium genome includes a window with the following:
- the sigE gene encoding RNA polymerase sporulation sigma factor SigE, with protein MRLGIIKSDGVYYVGSAEVLPPPLKREEEDELLFRMQAGDNSVRSIFIERNLRLVVYIARKFENTGIGIEDLVSIGTIGLIKAVNTFDPLKKIKLATYASRCIENEILMYLRKNHKLRSEVSLDEPLNIDWDGNELLLSDVLGTENDLIARTVEEEADKKFLREAMQKLSPRDQLIMRMRFGLGKDGEERTQTEVAEQIGISQSYISRLEKRIIRRLRKEFMRAE; from the coding sequence ATGCGGCTCGGTATCATAAAAAGTGATGGTGTTTATTATGTCGGCAGTGCAGAGGTACTGCCGCCGCCGCTCAAACGTGAAGAGGAGGATGAACTTCTGTTTCGGATGCAGGCGGGCGATAACAGTGTGAGGAGTATCTTCATCGAGCGCAATTTGAGGCTCGTCGTCTATATTGCGCGCAAATTCGAGAACACGGGTATCGGCATCGAAGACTTGGTGAGCATCGGAACGATCGGGCTTATCAAGGCGGTCAATACGTTCGATCCACTCAAAAAAATAAAGCTGGCAACGTATGCATCGCGTTGTATCGAGAATGAGATACTGATGTATTTGCGCAAAAATCATAAATTGCGCAGTGAGGTGTCGCTTGATGAACCGCTCAATATTGATTGGGACGGCAATGAACTGTTATTATCCGATGTGCTCGGGACAGAGAACGATCTTATCGCACGTACGGTCGAAGAAGAAGCCGACAAGAAGTTTTTGCGCGAGGCGATGCAGAAGCTGTCACCACGCGATCAACTCATCATGCGTATGCGCTTCGGTTTGGGCAAAGACGGAGAAGAACGAACGCAAACAGAGGTAGCAGAGCAGATCGGGATTTCGCAGTCGTACATATCGCGACTGGAGAAACGTATCATTCGTCGATTGCGCAAGGAATTTATGCGGGCGGAATAG
- a CDS encoding sigma-E processing peptidase SpoIIGA gives MVIYWDILLFFNVVVNGLILFLTSVAVGIRASWLRIWLGAFAGGCYVLADGTLIPQDILVRGFVSFLLIFIVFGYRSWRAFLFATAVFYLVSFVIGGAVLGWLSIGQNMLTGHILPAFSEVSSGILIGASVVFFCLRRSMERAGRAPYFVRVTAICEGRRDTFEGLIDTGNLLASPIRRTPVIVVEKHAIPSLLGKASRYFDMRKECEWVRDLAFCDDVLWQKRLSLSSYQTIDGAGHMLVGIRVDEVLIEAGGVRYHANDCIVAVTDSKLSADGRYEAIVPSRLLAEGETVKGERTWVS, from the coding sequence ATGGTCATCTATTGGGATATCCTGCTCTTTTTTAATGTGGTGGTCAACGGTCTTATCTTATTTTTGACATCGGTCGCTGTCGGTATTCGTGCTTCTTGGCTGCGAATATGGCTCGGTGCGTTTGCGGGAGGCTGTTATGTTCTCGCGGACGGTACTTTGATACCGCAGGATATACTTGTCCGAGGATTCGTTTCTTTTCTCTTGATATTCATCGTATTCGGCTATCGATCGTGGCGTGCGTTTTTGTTTGCGACTGCCGTTTTTTATCTCGTATCGTTTGTCATCGGTGGGGCTGTACTCGGCTGGCTGTCGATCGGACAGAACATGCTGACGGGACATATCTTGCCTGCGTTCAGCGAAGTGAGCAGTGGTATCCTGATCGGAGCATCGGTCGTGTTTTTTTGTCTTAGGAGGTCGATGGAGCGGGCGGGGCGCGCACCTTATTTTGTGCGTGTGACGGCAATTTGCGAAGGGCGAAGAGATACGTTTGAGGGGCTTATTGATACGGGCAATCTGTTGGCATCACCGATTCGTCGTACGCCTGTTATCGTTGTTGAGAAGCATGCTATTCCATCTCTCTTGGGAAAGGCATCTCGTTATTTCGATATGCGGAAGGAATGTGAGTGGGTGCGCGATCTTGCTTTCTGTGACGATGTACTTTGGCAGAAACGGCTGTCGTTGTCTTCGTATCAGACGATAGATGGTGCGGGACATATGCTCGTCGGTATCCGTGTCGATGAGGTGCTCATAGAAGCGGGCGGTGTGCGGTATCATGCAAACGATTGTATCGTTGCTGTGACGGACAGCAAGCTGTCAGCAGACGGTAGATATGAGGCGATCGTGCCGAGCCGTCTGCTTGCGGAAGGGGAAACTGTGAAGGGGGAACGAACGTGGGTATCCTGA
- the ftsZ gene encoding cell division protein FtsZ, which yields MADMNMIMQEQPASIKVVGAGGAGNNAVNRMIEVDLKGVEFIAVNTDAQALVKTEAETRLQLGEKLTKGLGAGANPEVGQQAAEESREEIMAMLEGADMVFITAGMGGGTGTGSAPVIASCAKELGALTVAFVTKPFSFEGKKRKLQAEEGIARLKECVDAIIVIPNDRLLQVSEKRTTLKDAFNISNDVLRQGVQGISDLIAVPGEINVDFADVKSVMKETGSALMGIGLASGDDAAVKAAEAAIKSPLMETSISGARGILFNITGSANLGIFEVTAAAEVVQSIADPEANIIFGTSIDDTLEDAVKVTVIATGFDTDNPANIAKPVITSFDRNKANSDLKVPDWMKAKK from the coding sequence ATGGCGGACATGAACATGATTATGCAGGAACAACCTGCAAGTATTAAAGTAGTCGGTGCAGGCGGCGCAGGTAACAATGCTGTCAATCGCATGATCGAAGTTGATCTCAAAGGTGTAGAATTCATCGCTGTCAATACAGATGCACAGGCTCTCGTGAAAACGGAAGCTGAAACTCGTTTGCAGCTTGGCGAAAAATTGACGAAAGGTCTCGGTGCAGGTGCAAACCCGGAAGTTGGTCAGCAGGCTGCTGAAGAAAGCCGTGAAGAGATCATGGCTATGCTCGAAGGCGCAGACATGGTATTCATCACTGCCGGTATGGGCGGCGGTACGGGTACGGGCTCTGCTCCGGTCATCGCTTCTTGTGCAAAAGAATTGGGTGCACTTACGGTCGCATTCGTAACGAAACCGTTCTCCTTTGAAGGTAAAAAAAGAAAATTGCAGGCTGAAGAAGGTATCGCTCGCTTGAAAGAATGTGTTGACGCGATCATCGTTATTCCGAACGACCGTCTTTTGCAGGTATCGGAAAAACGTACGACGCTCAAAGATGCGTTCAACATCTCGAACGATGTTCTTCGTCAGGGTGTACAAGGTATCTCCGACCTTATCGCTGTTCCGGGCGAAATCAACGTTGACTTTGCTGACGTAAAATCCGTTATGAAAGAAACGGGTTCTGCACTCATGGGTATCGGTCTTGCAAGCGGCGACGATGCTGCTGTAAAAGCTGCTGAAGCGGCAATCAAGAGCCCGCTCATGGAAACGTCCATCAGCGGTGCACGTGGTATCCTCTTCAACATCACGGGCAGTGCTAACCTCGGTATCTTCGAAGTTACGGCTGCAGCAGAAGTCGTTCAATCGATCGCTGATCCGGAAGCAAACATTATCTTCGGTACGTCCATCGACGATACGCTTGAAGACGCTGTAAAAGTTACGGTCATCGCAACGGGCTTCGATACGGACAACCCGGCTAACATTGCAAAACCGGTCATCACTTCTTTTGACAGAAACAAAGCTAACTCCGATCTCAAAGTTCCCGATTGGATGAAAGCAAAAAAATAA
- a CDS encoding 2-isopropylmalate synthase: MKNYQKYKRGYFMPPVVDMSWAQKEYVEKAPIWCSVDLRDGNQSLIIPMSLEEKLEFFQFLVKIGFKEIEVGFPAASETEYEFLRRLIEDDLIPDDVTVQVLTQAREHIIRKTFEALKGIKKAVVHLYNSTSVAQREQVFRKSKEEIIEIAVAGAKLLQEEAAKAKGEYLFEYSPESFTGTEIDFALDVCNAVLDVWQPTPEKKVIINLPATVSMSMPHVYASQIAYMCANMKYRENVIVSLHPHNDRGCAVADTEMGLLAGADRVEGTLFGNGERTGNADIVTIAMNLFSHGVDPKLDFSDMTKVVEIYEKMNKMRVYERQPYAGKLVFAAFSGSHQDAIAKGMKWREEVDCQHWTVPYLPIDPKDVGREYESDVIRINSQSGKGGIGYLMEQNYGIVMPPKMREDFGYAVKSVSDHQHKELMPEEICDIFHTRYVNIKSPIELVDYHVEKQDGIEVALELIVNGEKCNIKGKGNGRFDAVGNAIKEHLGIRYGNLTYAEHAMEQGQQTSSAVAYVSLQATDGDIVWGAGIDTDITTASIHALISAVNRLATK, translated from the coding sequence ATGAAAAATTATCAGAAATATAAAAGAGGTTATTTTATGCCGCCTGTCGTTGATATGAGCTGGGCACAGAAAGAGTATGTAGAGAAAGCTCCGATCTGGTGCAGTGTCGATCTGCGTGATGGTAATCAGTCGCTTATCATTCCGATGAGTTTGGAAGAAAAATTGGAGTTCTTCCAATTCTTAGTCAAGATCGGATTCAAAGAGATCGAAGTCGGTTTCCCTGCCGCATCGGAAACGGAATATGAATTTTTACGTCGTTTGATCGAAGATGATCTCATTCCCGACGATGTTACGGTGCAGGTCTTGACGCAGGCGCGTGAACATATTATCCGTAAGACATTCGAAGCGCTCAAAGGTATCAAAAAAGCCGTTGTCCATCTGTACAACTCGACATCGGTCGCACAGCGTGAACAAGTATTCCGCAAGTCAAAAGAAGAGATTATTGAGATCGCTGTTGCCGGGGCGAAGCTCCTCCAAGAAGAAGCGGCCAAAGCCAAAGGTGAATATCTCTTTGAATATTCTCCCGAGAGCTTCACGGGTACGGAAATCGACTTTGCACTCGATGTATGTAACGCTGTCCTCGATGTATGGCAGCCGACACCGGAGAAAAAAGTCATCATCAACTTGCCTGCTACAGTATCTATGTCGATGCCGCACGTCTATGCAAGCCAGATCGCATATATGTGCGCAAATATGAAATATCGTGAAAATGTCATCGTTTCGCTCCATCCGCACAATGACCGCGGCTGTGCCGTAGCCGATACGGAGATGGGACTTTTGGCAGGTGCCGACCGTGTGGAAGGTACACTCTTTGGTAACGGGGAACGTACAGGCAACGCCGATATCGTGACGATCGCGATGAACCTTTTCTCGCACGGTGTCGATCCGAAGCTCGACTTCTCCGATATGACGAAGGTCGTAGAGATCTATGAAAAAATGAACAAGATGCGCGTATATGAACGTCAGCCGTATGCAGGCAAGCTCGTCTTTGCCGCATTCTCGGGATCGCACCAGGACGCTATCGCAAAAGGCATGAAATGGCGTGAAGAGGTCGATTGTCAGCATTGGACAGTACCGTATCTGCCGATCGATCCGAAAGATGTCGGACGTGAATACGAAAGCGACGTTATCCGTATCAACAGCCAGTCGGGCAAAGGCGGTATCGGTTATCTCATGGAACAGAATTATGGCATCGTAATGCCGCCGAAGATGAGAGAAGATTTCGGTTATGCCGTGAAGAGCGTATCCGATCACCAGCATAAGGAATTGATGCCGGAAGAGATCTGCGACATCTTCCATACACGTTATGTCAACATCAAATCTCCGATCGAGCTGGTTGATTATCATGTTGAAAAACAAGACGGTATCGAAGTTGCGCTTGAGCTTATCGTCAATGGAGAAAAATGCAATATCAAAGGTAAAGGGAATGGTCGTTTCGACGCTGTCGGTAATGCGATCAAGGAACATCTTGGTATTCGGTACGGCAATCTGACGTATGCGGAACACGCGATGGAACAAGGTCAGCAGACAAGTTCGGCTGTTGCGTATGTCAGCTTGCAGGCAACAGACGGCGACATCGTCTGGGGGGCAGGTATCGACACAGACATCACGACTGCTTCGATCCACGCGCTCATCAGTGCGGTCAACCGTTTGGCAACAAAATAA